A single region of the Triticum dicoccoides isolate Atlit2015 ecotype Zavitan chromosome 2B, WEW_v2.0, whole genome shotgun sequence genome encodes:
- the LOC119367706 gene encoding non-specific lipid-transfer protein-like protein At2g13820, which translates to MEITAIALILATMIVSKAAAQNNGCSSVMMTLSPCLDFIGSKALEPGFSCCTTLAGIVQTDPRCLCMVLDGSAASFGIAINHTRALELPGICKLQAPPISQCTTIPVPPATTPEDPPEETSNQVADAPKGSLNSNATSSSRNSKNAANLMATMLIPTCALIYVF; encoded by the exons ATGGAGATCACTGCCATTGCTCTTATTCTGGCGACGATGATTGTCTCCAAGGCCGCAGCGCAGAACAACGGCTGCTCGAGCGTGATGATGACCCTATCCCCATGCCTTGACTTCATCGGGAGCAAAGCCCTGGAGCCCGGCTTCTCCTGCTGCACCACGCTCGCCGGCATCGTCCAGACCGACCCCCGTTGCCTCTGCATGGTTCTCGATGGCAGCGCGGCGTCATTTGGCATCGCCATTAACCACACGAGGGCCCTGGAGCTCCCTGGCATCTGCAAGCTCCAAGCACCGCCGATTAGCCAATGCACAA CCATCCCAGTTCCTCCAGCAACAACGCCAGAAGACCCACCGGAGGAGACGAGCAACCAAGTTGCAGATGCACCTAAAG GAAGCCTGAATTCGAATGCAACATCAAGCTCCAGGAACTCAAAGAATGCAGCAAATTTGATGGCCACTATGCTTATACCTACATGTGCATTAATCTATGTCTTCTAA